TTATAACTCATATAACAACACTAATTTCTTACTGTAATTGTATTGTTAAGATTTATTTTAATTGCTTTCGATGGACATCGTACTAGGCATATATGATTTTTTGCCATTATCGTGGCATGAAACAAAAAAGTATTGGAATGGATATTGCTAATGATTTCAGGCAGGCAAAAAAAGAAAAATCTGACAGGCAGCGAGATGGTCATGAACAGACATAGACTTATGAGTATCTTTCGATTTGATACGATCAGGGGACGTATTCGCGCCTATACCATTGCCATTGTCTGCATTCCAATCACCATTGCGGCACTTTTTTTTGTTTTTTTTCAGCAAGAACGCCTTATCGAGCATGAAAAAAAACAGCTTGCCGAAATCCTGGGCCAAAATAAAAATACAATTGAAGCCTATGTGAACGTATGCTTTCAGGATGTTTCATTTTTGACAAAGGTTATTAAAGCGCACAGATCAGATATGGAGAGTGCTGCAAAAGAATTTAGCGATTACGATGAAAGCCACACGGGCATTGCAGCAGCGGTATTTGTCAATGCACAGGGCATTTCAGAAATTGATTCTATGGGCAAACCAGGTTTGTACGGCGGAGACAGGTATTATTTTAAGCAAGCAATGATGGGCCGCAGTGCAATTACTACAGGAATCAATGGGCGGGTTTCCGGCAAACCCGTGTGCATGTTTTCAATGCCTGTGACTAACCAGGCCGGGGAGTTTGACGGAGTCGTATTTCTGTCCATTTTCGTGGGCGATCTGGACGCTTGGCTGCATGGGTCTTTTGTTCCTGACAAGATGGGCCTGATACTGTGCGATGCCCAAGGAAACATCCTTGCTCCCCACAGGGCAGTTGCAAGCAACGCAGACGATGCTGCAAAGCAACTCCCCTTGCAACTTATGCAACTTGACGAATCAGGTCAGAGTTTTGTGAACGATCAGGGCGTGCGCATGCTCGGCGCTTCTGTTGCTGTCGGGAATGGTGGATGGCGGCTGGTGTATTTTCGGTCAGTTGATGAAATCCTGGCAGGATATCGCTGGCTTACAATTTTTGTCGGCCTTGGATCGTTGTGCGCCATATTGCTCATGATGCCACTGATGCTGCGTTTTTCCCGCAGTATTGAAGCTCCACTTGAGGAGCTAACGGCCTATGCGCTTGAGTTGCGCAAAAATAATTACGAGGCAACAGGGCAGTTGTGTGACCAGCAAAATATGCCCAACGAACTCAAAATTCTGTTTGACGCATTTACTGTAATGAGTTTCAGGGTCGCCAGGCAGATCAAAAAGGCCGAGGCCGTGAGCCAGAAAGATGCGCTCACTGGCCTGCACAACCGCCGTTTTTTGCAGGCAATGGGCACGGAATTTCTTAAAAAAACGTATTCAGCAGGCCAACAGTGCGCTTGCCTGATGCTTGATATTGACCATTTCAAAAGTATCAACGACACCTTTGGGCACAATGTAGGCGATATGGTGTTGCAGCACACTGCGAGGATAATCAATGCCAGCGTGCGCAGTGCGGACCTCCTTGCGCGTTATGGTGGCGAGGAGTTTGTGGTTCTTGTTGCCTGCACGGACGCCCGGCAAGGCGAAGAGCTTGCCCACCGCATACGGCATGCGGTGTCAGCGAATCCCTTGCGGCATGACGGCAACGAGCTTTTGGTAACAATAAGCATAGGCGTGGCGCTGAGCGCAGATATGGCGGACATGGCCGAATCGCCAGAATCCGCCGAGGCATCGCTGGCCGTCATGCTGATCCGGGCAGACAAGGCCCTCTATGCCGCCAAGGAAGCAGGGCGTGATACCGTGGTAGTTGCAGGCTAAGACGGCAAGCACAGCTGCGCATTGTGGAACGTTACGCCAATCAGGCCAACCCTTTTGTTGATCAGCCATACTGCGTTTTTGCAGATTAAGCGCCGGATGGCAGGCAGGTTTTGCCGCTGATTTTTTGAATAAGTTTGTCGAGCGCCCCCGCCTGGAATGCGAGCTGTTCCACCGCAGTTACAGACCGTTCCATTCCGCTGGTTGTTTGATCTGCCACCCCGCTGACTTCATTCAACACATGGTGTATTTCTTCACTTGTTGCCGACTGTTCTTCAACAGCGGTCGCAATGGAGCGCACCTGATCAGTGGTTAAACCAGCCAGTTCCAGAATTTCATGCAATGCCACGCCGGATTGGTCCGCCAGTTGCGTTGCTTCGTGCACGGCTAAAGCGGCATCTCCCATGCCTTCAGCAGCCTTGCCAGCGCCAGATTGAATGGCGGTTATGGCAGAGCTGACTTCCGCAGTTGCCCTCATGGTTTTTTCTGCAAGCTTTCTGACCTCATCGGCAACTACAGCAAATCCGCGTCCAGCCTCACCAGCTCAGGCTGCCTCGATTGCGGCGTTCAAAGCCAGAAGGTTGGTCTGATCGGCAATATCGGTAATGACATTCATGATCTGCCCGATGTCGGCCACCTGATCGCCAAGGCCGCTGATGTCTTTCTTCAAAATGTCTGTTTGCCCCTTCACGCGGCCAATTGCTGCGACAGACTGTTGCACCGTAGCCGCACCTTTCTTGGCCTGCTGCATGGTTTTGTCTGCCTGCAGGCTTGCGTCGGAGGCATTTTGGGCAATTTCCACAACGGAGGCGTTCATCTGCCTGATGGCCACAGCTGCCTCAGCCGTGCGGACGTGCAAGGTGTTCATGCCCTTGCTCGTTTGCTCTACAACCGTTGAAAGCTCCGCTGCTGCCGTTGAAACCTCCCCGGCAATGGATCCGGCCTGTTCAGCTGTTTCGCAAATAATCCTGTTTGATGTGAGCAGTTTTTCCTCCTGTTCCCGGAGCTCTGTGAGGACTGTAAACTGGACAAAACAACCAATAAACGCTGCTGCCGGATCATATATGGGGGTGGCATCAAGTTTTATGAAAAATGCTTTGCCTTTTGCATCGTGACCTTCAAGTGTGCGGCCAGGGTTTGCCTGTTTTTCTTTGAGCGCGGTGAGTATGTCGCCTGATATTTCTGGATTGTGGCGGAAAAAATTTGTTACATGAGCTTCAAAGTGCGTATCGGCCCTTTGTTCCATAGCCAGAAAATCACACAAGAGC
The sequence above is a segment of the Desulfovibrio sp. genome. Coding sequences within it:
- a CDS encoding diguanylate cyclase, with product MNRHRLMSIFRFDTIRGRIRAYTIAIVCIPITIAALFFVFFQQERLIEHEKKQLAEILGQNKNTIEAYVNVCFQDVSFLTKVIKAHRSDMESAAKEFSDYDESHTGIAAAVFVNAQGISEIDSMGKPGLYGGDRYYFKQAMMGRSAITTGINGRVSGKPVCMFSMPVTNQAGEFDGVVFLSIFVGDLDAWLHGSFVPDKMGLILCDAQGNILAPHRAVASNADDAAKQLPLQLMQLDESGQSFVNDQGVRMLGASVAVGNGGWRLVYFRSVDEILAGYRWLTIFVGLGSLCAILLMMPLMLRFSRSIEAPLEELTAYALELRKNNYEATGQLCDQQNMPNELKILFDAFTVMSFRVARQIKKAEAVSQKDALTGLHNRRFLQAMGTEFLKKTYSAGQQCACLMLDIDHFKSINDTFGHNVGDMVLQHTARIINASVRSADLLARYGGEEFVVLVACTDARQGEELAHRIRHAVSANPLRHDGNELLVTISIGVALSADMADMAESPESAEASLAVMLIRADKALYAAKEAGRDTVVVAG